A genome region from Natronosalvus rutilus includes the following:
- a CDS encoding DUF7563 family protein, giving the protein MDFTPESSTCVRCGRPVSIDYRRTHGDENGFVETCPQCRRSG; this is encoded by the coding sequence ATGGACTTCACACCGGAGTCGAGTACCTGTGTGCGCTGCGGTCGCCCGGTCTCGATCGATTACCGTCGAACCCACGGTGACGAGAACGGATTCGTGGAAACGTGTCCGCAATGTCGGCGCTCTGGGTGA
- the rimI gene encoding ribosomal protein S18-alanine N-acetyltransferase, with the protein MTTPTESTRTRDGVTIRQAERADLLAVVQIENTSFPQPWPYDAFTQFLGELGFLVAETDDGRVAGYVVSDVTPNYGRDIGHIKDVAVHPDWRGSGIGSALLGRSLAVLASQGAHSVKLEVRESNDGAKRLYDRFGFDPLRRVPRYYEDGEDAIVMVRELS; encoded by the coding sequence GTGACGACACCGACCGAGTCGACGCGGACTCGAGACGGCGTGACGATCCGCCAGGCCGAGCGGGCCGACCTGCTCGCGGTCGTGCAGATCGAGAACACGTCGTTCCCCCAGCCGTGGCCCTACGACGCGTTCACCCAGTTTCTGGGTGAGCTCGGGTTTCTGGTCGCCGAGACCGACGACGGGCGGGTCGCCGGGTACGTCGTTTCGGACGTGACGCCGAACTACGGCCGCGACATCGGCCACATCAAGGACGTCGCCGTCCACCCCGACTGGCGCGGTTCGGGTATCGGCTCGGCGCTGCTGGGTCGGTCGCTCGCCGTCCTCGCGAGCCAGGGCGCGCACTCGGTCAAACTCGAGGTCCGGGAATCGAACGACGGGGCGAAACGCCTCTACGATCGGTTCGGCTTCGATCCGTTACGGCGAGTGCCACGGTACTACGAGGACGGCGAGGATGCCATCGTGATGGTTCGCGAGCTTTCGTGA
- a CDS encoding DUF892 family protein yields the protein MTETIQDLFEHGLEDIYHAEHQLLDALEDLEEHTEREEIANAFAEHREETQTHIDRLEEVFDMFGEPPEKEECEGIEGLIEEYEEFLETDPSQEILDYHNMAAAEKTEHYEIAAYGNLIPLAAQMDMGDAADLLEENLREEQDALEELKTLTEEFDMEAIPA from the coding sequence ATGACCGAAACGATCCAGGACCTGTTCGAGCACGGCCTCGAGGACATCTACCACGCCGAGCACCAGCTACTCGACGCGCTGGAAGACCTCGAGGAACACACCGAGCGCGAAGAGATTGCGAACGCCTTCGCCGAACACCGCGAGGAGACCCAGACGCACATCGACCGCCTCGAAGAGGTGTTCGACATGTTCGGCGAGCCGCCCGAGAAGGAGGAGTGTGAGGGCATCGAGGGGCTGATCGAGGAGTACGAGGAGTTCCTCGAGACCGACCCCAGCCAGGAGATCCTCGACTACCACAACATGGCGGCCGCCGAGAAGACCGAACACTACGAAATCGCGGCCTACGGCAACCTGATCCCGCTGGCAGCCCAGATGGATATGGGCGACGCGGCCGACCTGCTCGAGGAGAACCTCCGGGAGGAACAGGACGCCCTCGAGGAGTTGAAGACGCTCACCGAGGAGTTCGATATGGAAGCGATCCCGGCCTGA
- a CDS encoding DUF6360 family protein: MVNRLMRVTAHTTLDLADAVVTGHDFEDERDAVVDATAARRQPDHVKLQLELDNMSETHLPAHMEEVRLTPEQARALAADLEKHAGRVEAAADSGSSSEADSSSTSTAGSSSESTSE, encoded by the coding sequence ATGGTCAACCGACTCATGCGCGTCACCGCGCACACGACGCTGGACCTCGCCGACGCGGTCGTGACGGGACACGACTTCGAGGACGAGCGGGACGCGGTGGTAGACGCGACCGCTGCTCGGAGACAGCCCGATCACGTCAAACTGCAACTCGAGCTGGACAACATGTCCGAGACGCACCTGCCAGCGCACATGGAGGAGGTGCGGCTGACGCCCGAGCAGGCGCGGGCGCTGGCGGCCGACCTGGAGAAACATGCCGGGCGCGTCGAGGCGGCTGCGGATTCGGGTTCGAGTTCGGAAGCCGACTCGAGTTCGACCTCGACTGCTGGTTCGAGTTCGGAATCAACCTCCGAGTAA
- a CDS encoding nitrite/sulfite reductase, producing MPSDVENWKDELYGTDIREAIEEFAASGWESIPEDEHDAWFERFKWYGLYHQRAGQESYFMLRVGPPSGVLQPGQFRILAELANEYSNGPAANPEFGNGWLDVTTRQAVQLHWINLEDVPAIFDRLEDVGLSAVQACGDSWRNIVGCPVAGKDEHEHVDAGALADDLHDTFKRNEAHSNLPRKWKVAVTGCDEGCGQGDINDLAFEPAEKEIDGETMTGYNVRVGGGLARNEPRFARDIDVFVTPEQAVDVAGGISGLFRDYGNRENRYAARMKFLVDEWGPEKVRDVLQEEYVDFDLETAGEDLRSSYSYNAGEAAGKHDHVGVHDQPDGDSYVGLNVLVGRIGAADALELADIADEYGSGEVRLTQRQNIIFTDVPDENLDDLLAEPLLETYSPDPHPFQRGSIACTGTEFCSLSIVETKNRQVRFSRWLVENIDLPEGVDDFHIHLSGCTASCAQPQIADVSLRGMKTRKDGEPVEALDIGLGGGLGENPQFASWVGERVPVDEVPGTIANLLENFAAVREGEESFREFVAARDDDELADLIEPEETDYEDPYMHNTKRTWYPYADQDALDESPAPATPDGSPIPSDD from the coding sequence ATGCCAAGCGACGTCGAGAACTGGAAAGACGAACTGTACGGGACCGATATCAGGGAGGCGATCGAGGAGTTCGCTGCGTCGGGATGGGAGTCGATACCCGAGGACGAACACGACGCCTGGTTCGAGCGCTTCAAGTGGTACGGACTGTACCACCAGCGCGCCGGCCAGGAATCCTATTTCATGCTCCGGGTCGGTCCGCCGAGCGGAGTCCTCCAGCCGGGGCAGTTTCGCATCCTGGCCGAACTTGCCAATGAGTACTCGAACGGGCCCGCCGCCAATCCGGAATTCGGCAATGGCTGGCTCGACGTGACGACCCGTCAGGCCGTCCAGCTCCACTGGATCAACCTCGAGGACGTCCCCGCAATCTTCGACCGACTCGAGGACGTCGGTCTCTCGGCGGTGCAGGCCTGCGGCGACTCCTGGCGGAACATCGTGGGCTGTCCGGTCGCCGGGAAGGACGAGCACGAACACGTCGACGCCGGTGCGTTGGCCGACGATCTCCACGATACGTTCAAGCGCAACGAGGCGCACTCGAACCTTCCGCGGAAGTGGAAGGTGGCGGTCACCGGCTGCGACGAGGGCTGTGGGCAGGGCGACATCAACGACCTCGCGTTCGAACCTGCCGAAAAGGAAATCGACGGCGAGACGATGACCGGCTACAACGTCCGCGTCGGCGGCGGTCTCGCCCGCAACGAGCCCCGCTTTGCCCGCGACATCGACGTCTTCGTCACGCCCGAGCAGGCGGTCGACGTCGCCGGCGGCATTTCGGGTCTGTTCCGGGACTACGGCAACCGCGAGAACCGCTACGCCGCCCGGATGAAGTTCCTCGTTGACGAGTGGGGCCCGGAGAAGGTTCGCGACGTCCTCCAGGAGGAGTACGTCGACTTCGACCTCGAGACCGCGGGCGAGGACCTGCGCTCGTCGTACTCCTACAACGCCGGCGAGGCCGCCGGCAAGCACGACCACGTCGGCGTCCACGACCAGCCAGACGGCGATTCGTACGTCGGGTTGAACGTCCTCGTCGGTCGGATCGGCGCCGCCGACGCCCTCGAGCTGGCCGACATCGCCGACGAGTACGGCTCTGGCGAAGTTCGTCTCACCCAGCGCCAGAACATTATCTTCACGGACGTCCCCGACGAGAACCTGGACGACCTGCTCGCCGAGCCGCTGCTCGAGACCTACAGCCCGGACCCGCATCCGTTCCAGCGGGGGTCGATCGCCTGCACCGGGACCGAGTTCTGCTCGCTCTCGATCGTCGAGACGAAGAACCGCCAGGTCCGGTTCTCGCGCTGGCTGGTCGAGAACATCGACCTGCCCGAGGGCGTCGACGACTTCCACATTCACCTCTCGGGGTGTACCGCGTCGTGCGCCCAGCCCCAGATCGCCGACGTCTCCCTGCGCGGGATGAAGACGCGCAAGGACGGCGAGCCGGTCGAGGCGCTCGACATCGGCCTTGGTGGCGGCCTCGGCGAGAATCCGCAGTTCGCTTCCTGGGTTGGCGAGCGGGTTCCCGTCGACGAAGTGCCGGGGACGATCGCGAACCTGCTCGAGAACTTCGCGGCGGTTCGCGAAGGTGAGGAGAGCTTCCGCGAGTTCGTCGCCGCGCGCGACGACGACGAACTGGCCGACCTCATCGAACCCGAGGAGACCGACTACGAGGATCCGTACATGCACAACACCAAGCGAACCTGGTACCCATACGCCGACCAGGACGCCCTGGACGAGAGCCCGGCTCCGGCGACGCCCGACGGGTCGCCGATTCCGTCGGACGACTGA
- a CDS encoding DUF7119 family protein produces MTDDHTGDRRARDGDPGNEPPIPTDRKSPVGAPVIRGDESITGTHARRAVQFDPDDPDSLALAAETVAQFATGSVDEDHLYMLRGAAACAALVRGEGSYKTAAEQASAHLEDDETVTVSFIRKWARVHDLPRSVRRQVALGEIAPSAAKHIARVGGEDRLLLAWAVLDGDLTVRDVRQVASQVNDGASIERALDDCDVTLGRLELTLPASAYRDLRRRASLEGVDPGTIVADALENALE; encoded by the coding sequence ATGACCGACGACCACACCGGAGACCGCCGCGCTCGAGACGGCGACCCCGGGAACGAGCCTCCGATCCCGACGGATCGAAAATCACCGGTCGGCGCACCGGTCATCCGGGGCGACGAATCGATCACGGGGACCCACGCTCGTCGGGCCGTCCAGTTCGACCCCGACGATCCGGACAGTCTCGCACTCGCGGCCGAAACCGTTGCCCAGTTCGCCACCGGGTCCGTCGACGAGGACCACCTCTACATGCTCCGTGGCGCCGCGGCCTGTGCCGCCCTCGTCCGCGGCGAGGGATCGTACAAAACCGCCGCCGAGCAAGCGAGCGCCCACCTCGAGGACGATGAGACGGTCACAGTCTCGTTCATCCGCAAGTGGGCCCGCGTCCACGATCTCCCCCGGTCGGTTCGTCGACAGGTCGCCCTCGGCGAAATCGCCCCCTCCGCCGCCAAACACATCGCCCGCGTCGGCGGCGAGGACCGGCTCTTGCTCGCCTGGGCCGTCCTCGACGGCGACCTCACCGTCCGCGACGTCCGCCAGGTCGCCAGTCAGGTCAACGATGGGGCCTCGATCGAACGCGCGCTCGACGACTGCGACGTTACCCTCGGTCGCCTCGAACTCACCCTCCCGGCGTCGGCCTACCGCGACCTCCGGCGACGAGCCTCACTCGAGGGCGTCGATCCGGGAACGATCGTCGCGGACGCCCTCGAGAACGCGCTCGAGTAG
- a CDS encoding M20/M25/M40 family metallo-hydrolase: MNFSIWDDDLREFVDTCCSFETTAGNEKPAQVWLREELEAAGFRTYTWEADPVVLAEHPSFPDDPDDIETADRPSVAGVLEFGDPDAGPTLVLNGHVDVVPTGSGWEGDPFEPRWRDGRLTARGAADMKSGLGVCVFAARHLAEGATNNGHGPDLNGRIVVESVVGEEEGGIGAAAAALENPYPFERDAMIVAEPTELRPVTAVEGSLMIRIGLEGRSAHAATRWRGASVLPAFERVREECEAFERERSEAVSHPLYDEFPIPWPICIGRVEAGRWASSVPDELTAEVRVGVAPGETVTDVEHALRSRLESLSDDPSWPAGVSGPTIERFSVQFEPAEIAADEPVVSALQDAMAARGFDAEAIEPCGATYGADNRHYIEAGIPTILFGPGSIDQAHFPEETIEWNEVLEAGAIIAKAARAYLSQ; encoded by the coding sequence ATGAATTTCAGCATCTGGGACGACGACCTTCGGGAGTTCGTCGACACGTGCTGTTCGTTCGAGACGACTGCAGGAAACGAGAAGCCGGCCCAGGTGTGGCTGCGCGAGGAACTCGAGGCGGCGGGCTTTCGAACCTATACCTGGGAGGCTGACCCGGTCGTCCTGGCCGAGCATCCGTCGTTCCCGGACGACCCCGACGACATCGAAACGGCGGATCGGCCGAGCGTCGCCGGAGTCCTCGAGTTCGGAGATCCTGACGCGGGGCCGACGCTGGTGTTGAACGGTCACGTCGACGTCGTTCCCACGGGGTCGGGGTGGGAAGGTGATCCGTTCGAGCCCCGGTGGCGCGATGGTCGCCTGACGGCCAGGGGTGCGGCGGACATGAAGTCTGGGCTGGGGGTGTGCGTGTTTGCGGCGCGTCACCTCGCGGAGGGCGCTACGAATAATGGCCACGGCCCCGACCTGAACGGCCGAATCGTCGTCGAGAGCGTTGTCGGCGAGGAGGAAGGCGGGATCGGTGCGGCCGCGGCGGCCCTCGAGAACCCCTATCCGTTCGAGCGGGACGCGATGATCGTCGCGGAACCGACCGAGTTACGTCCGGTGACGGCGGTCGAGGGAAGCCTGATGATCCGGATCGGTCTCGAGGGCCGGTCGGCCCACGCGGCGACGCGGTGGCGGGGGGCGTCGGTGTTGCCGGCGTTCGAGCGCGTTCGCGAGGAGTGCGAGGCGTTCGAACGGGAACGAAGCGAGGCCGTCTCCCATCCGTTGTACGACGAGTTCCCGATTCCGTGGCCGATCTGTATCGGGCGAGTCGAGGCGGGACGGTGGGCGTCCTCGGTCCCGGACGAACTGACGGCGGAGGTTCGGGTCGGCGTCGCCCCCGGGGAGACGGTGACGGACGTCGAACACGCGCTCCGAAGCCGCCTCGAGTCGCTGTCGGACGATCCGTCCTGGCCGGCGGGGGTCAGCGGGCCAACGATCGAGCGGTTCTCGGTGCAGTTTGAACCGGCTGAAATCGCGGCGGACGAACCGGTAGTTTCGGCGCTCCAGGACGCGATGGCGGCGCGAGGGTTCGACGCCGAGGCGATCGAACCGTGCGGGGCGACCTACGGCGCCGACAATCGACACTACATCGAGGCGGGGATTCCGACAATCCTGTTCGGGCCGGGGAGCATCGACCAGGCACACTTCCCAGAGGAGACGATCGAGTGGAACGAGGTGCTCGAGGCGGGGGCGATCATTGCGAAGGCGGCGCGGGCGTACCTGTCGCAGTGA
- a CDS encoding halocyanin domain-containing protein, translating to MRERATRRRVLEGVGIAATAGLAGCLFGRGDDGDYYDGESFVAEDDEPELGGHLQGIDHPGTVDWTGASEEKLVVAVGTGREGMGYAPRAVRIEAGSTVTWEWTGAGGRHDVVDTDGTFDSGEQYGEGETFSFTFDESGVYTYYCTPHRHRGMKGALEVIESGAGD from the coding sequence ATGCGCGAGCGAGCGACCAGGCGGCGGGTTCTCGAGGGAGTTGGAATCGCAGCGACAGCGGGGCTAGCGGGGTGTCTCTTCGGACGCGGTGACGACGGTGACTACTATGACGGCGAATCGTTCGTCGCCGAGGACGACGAACCCGAGCTCGGTGGACATCTCCAGGGGATCGATCATCCGGGGACAGTCGACTGGACGGGAGCCAGCGAGGAAAAGCTGGTCGTCGCGGTCGGCACCGGTCGCGAGGGGATGGGATACGCCCCGCGGGCGGTTCGGATCGAGGCCGGCTCAACGGTCACCTGGGAGTGGACGGGTGCGGGCGGTCGACACGACGTGGTCGATACCGACGGTACGTTCGACAGCGGCGAGCAGTACGGCGAGGGGGAGACGTTCTCGTTCACGTTCGACGAGTCAGGTGTCTACACCTACTACTGCACCCCCCATCGCCATCGAGGGATGAAGGGGGCGCTTGAGGTCATCGAGTCTGGGGCCGGCGATTGA
- the lpdA gene encoding dihydrolipoyl dehydrogenase, whose product MVVGDIATGTDVLVIGAGPAGYVAAIRAGQLDLDVTLVEKEAYGGTCLNHGCIPSKALITASDLAHEAGNAEEMGIHADPAIDLEGMVSWKDGVVDQLTSGVEKLCKANGVNLMEGVAHFDGENTVRVSHGGEGQGSESIDFEHAIVATGSRPIEIPNFSYDDEPVLNSRQALALDSVPDSLIVVGAGYIGMELATVFAKLGTDVTVVEMLDEALNGFDPDLARPVKKRAKDLGIDFHFGYGASRWSEHGNGIRVEATSEDGEDTLEIDAEKVLVAVGRAPVSDTLELEAAGIETDERGFIPTDDRGRTNVEHIFAVGDVAGEPMLAHAGSKEGQVAAEVIAGEPSALDYQAMPAAVFTDPEIGTVGMTEMEAEEMGFETVAGKFPFQASGRALTTGHTDGFVKIVADEDAGFVLGAQIVGPEASELIAELGLAIELGATLEDIAATIHTHPTLSEAVMEAAENALGHAIHTLNR is encoded by the coding sequence ATGGTCGTCGGAGACATCGCGACTGGAACGGACGTACTCGTCATCGGTGCGGGCCCAGCAGGCTACGTGGCCGCGATTCGGGCCGGCCAACTCGACCTCGACGTCACGCTCGTCGAGAAGGAGGCCTACGGGGGAACCTGCCTCAACCACGGCTGTATCCCCTCGAAGGCGCTCATCACCGCTAGCGACTTGGCCCACGAGGCTGGCAACGCCGAGGAGATGGGCATCCACGCCGACCCAGCCATCGACCTGGAGGGAATGGTCTCCTGGAAGGACGGCGTTGTCGATCAACTGACAAGCGGCGTCGAGAAGCTCTGTAAGGCCAACGGGGTCAACCTCATGGAGGGCGTCGCCCACTTCGACGGCGAGAACACGGTCCGCGTCTCCCACGGCGGCGAGGGGCAGGGCAGCGAATCCATCGACTTCGAACACGCGATCGTCGCCACCGGTTCTCGCCCGATCGAGATCCCGAACTTCTCCTACGACGACGAGCCCGTACTCAACTCGCGGCAGGCGCTCGCGCTCGATTCGGTCCCCGACTCCCTGATTGTCGTCGGCGCCGGCTACATCGGGATGGAACTCGCGACCGTCTTCGCGAAACTCGGCACCGACGTGACGGTCGTCGAGATGCTCGACGAAGCGCTCAACGGCTTCGACCCCGACCTCGCTCGCCCGGTCAAAAAGCGCGCGAAAGACCTCGGGATCGACTTCCACTTCGGCTACGGGGCCTCCCGCTGGAGCGAGCACGGCAACGGCATTCGCGTCGAGGCCACCTCCGAAGACGGCGAAGACACGCTCGAGATCGACGCCGAGAAGGTGCTCGTGGCCGTCGGCCGCGCCCCCGTCTCCGACACGCTCGAACTCGAGGCCGCCGGCATCGAAACCGACGAACGGGGCTTCATCCCGACCGACGACCGCGGCCGGACGAACGTCGAGCACATCTTCGCCGTCGGCGATGTCGCCGGCGAACCGATGCTCGCCCACGCCGGCAGCAAGGAGGGCCAGGTCGCCGCCGAGGTCATCGCCGGCGAACCCTCGGCGCTCGACTACCAGGCGATGCCCGCGGCCGTCTTCACCGACCCCGAAATCGGTACCGTCGGCATGACCGAGATGGAGGCCGAGGAGATGGGCTTCGAGACGGTCGCCGGGAAGTTCCCGTTCCAGGCCAGCGGCCGTGCGCTCACCACGGGCCACACCGACGGCTTCGTCAAGATCGTCGCCGACGAGGACGCTGGGTTCGTCCTGGGCGCTCAGATCGTCGGCCCCGAGGCCTCCGAACTGATCGCCGAACTCGGCCTCGCCATCGAACTCGGGGCCACCCTCGAGGACATCGCGGCCACGATTCACACCCACCCGACGCTCTCGGAGGCCGTGATGGAAGCCGCCGAGAACGCGCTCGGACACGCGATTCACACGCTGAATCGGTAA
- the ilvA gene encoding threonine ammonia-lyase: MVEVRFKDVLAARERFDDESVVRETPLESNRSLSGMADATVFLKMEHLQRTGSFKTRGAYNKLVQVAEEGTIDRVVAASAGNHAQGVALAATKTGLESTIVMPKNAPQAKVNATRSYGGDVELHGNDFQAAMAHAKTLTEAENVGFVHAYDDPDIVAGQGTLGLEIHEALPEVDTVIVPIGGGGMIGGIATALAGLDPGIRVVGVQADSAATVPESLDKGFPQGIDDPTTIADGIATGGISELTFEIIREHVDEVVTVTDDQIAQSTLVLLERAKQLVEGAGAASVAALLSPDLDVSGETVVPVLGGGNIDISMLQTVLEHALTDRDQLLRLRVRIADQPGKMEEVSGVISDLGANIRTVRHDRAIGDLRVGEAYLVFQVVTSGREHAREVLDAIESRGYDATRVD, from the coding sequence ATGGTCGAGGTCCGTTTCAAAGACGTGCTGGCGGCCCGCGAGCGCTTCGACGACGAGTCGGTCGTTCGCGAGACGCCGCTCGAGTCCAACCGATCACTGAGCGGAATGGCCGACGCGACGGTGTTTCTGAAGATGGAACACCTCCAGCGAACTGGCTCGTTCAAGACGCGAGGCGCCTACAACAAGCTCGTCCAGGTGGCCGAGGAGGGAACCATCGACCGCGTCGTCGCCGCCAGCGCGGGCAACCACGCCCAGGGGGTGGCCCTGGCCGCGACCAAGACGGGCCTCGAGTCGACCATCGTCATGCCGAAGAATGCCCCGCAGGCGAAGGTCAACGCGACCCGAAGCTACGGCGGCGACGTCGAACTCCACGGCAACGACTTTCAGGCGGCGATGGCCCACGCGAAGACGCTCACCGAAGCCGAGAACGTCGGCTTCGTCCACGCCTACGACGACCCCGACATCGTCGCCGGACAGGGGACGCTGGGACTCGAGATCCACGAGGCGCTCCCCGAGGTCGATACCGTCATCGTCCCGATCGGCGGCGGCGGCATGATCGGCGGCATCGCTACCGCGCTCGCCGGCCTCGACCCCGGAATCCGCGTCGTCGGCGTGCAGGCGGATTCCGCCGCGACGGTCCCCGAGAGCCTCGACAAGGGCTTCCCACAGGGGATCGACGATCCGACCACCATCGCCGACGGGATCGCAACGGGCGGCATCTCGGAACTCACCTTCGAGATCATCCGCGAGCACGTCGACGAAGTCGTCACCGTCACTGACGACCAGATCGCCCAGAGCACGCTCGTGCTCCTCGAACGAGCCAAACAGCTCGTCGAAGGGGCCGGCGCGGCGTCGGTCGCGGCCCTGCTCTCTCCGGACCTCGACGTCAGCGGCGAGACCGTCGTCCCGGTGCTCGGTGGCGGCAACATCGACATCTCCATGCTCCAGACGGTCCTCGAGCATGCGCTGACCGACCGCGACCAGCTGTTGCGACTGCGGGTTCGCATCGCCGACCAGCCCGGAAAGATGGAGGAAGTCTCGGGCGTGATCTCGGACCTTGGGGCGAACATCCGGACGGTCCGCCACGACCGGGCCATCGGCGACCTCCGGGTCGGGGAGGCCTACCTCGTCTTCCAGGTCGTCACCAGCGGCCGTGAGCATGCCAGGGAGGTTCTCGACGCGATCGAATCGCGCGGGTACGACGCCACTCGCGTGGACTGA
- a CDS encoding YqjF family protein yields MVWRDGAFLHWPVDPDRLRPHVPDRFDLETFEDRAWLSIVPFVLARAGVRDTPSAMRVTRPELNLRTYVRYRDVSGLYFFSIDIDGPWLAFLARRGLDVPCFDARQHVDGIDGQVAFSSERDDASGAPARFDAEYRPIAPPTRAQPDSLTHWLAERRRVLVPRGDRTLVAEIAHEPWSLAPAEVTIRENDLFDAADVPTPAGDPLAHYCERLEIAGSIPRFL; encoded by the coding sequence ATGGTGTGGCGCGACGGAGCCTTCCTCCACTGGCCCGTCGACCCGGATCGCCTCCGACCACACGTTCCCGATCGGTTCGACCTCGAGACCTTCGAGGATCGGGCCTGGCTCTCAATCGTCCCGTTCGTCCTCGCTCGAGCGGGGGTTCGAGACACGCCGAGCGCGATGCGTGTCACGCGCCCCGAACTCAACCTCCGGACGTACGTTCGCTACCGGGACGTCTCCGGACTGTACTTCTTTAGCATCGACATCGACGGGCCGTGGCTGGCCTTCCTTGCTCGCAGGGGTCTCGACGTCCCCTGCTTCGACGCCCGCCAGCACGTCGACGGCATCGATGGCCAGGTCGCGTTCTCGAGCGAGCGCGACGACGCGAGCGGAGCTCCCGCACGATTCGACGCGGAGTACCGACCGATCGCGCCTCCGACTCGAGCGCAGCCCGATTCGCTCACCCACTGGCTCGCCGAACGCCGACGGGTGCTCGTCCCCCGAGGCGACCGAACGCTCGTCGCCGAGATCGCGCACGAACCCTGGTCGCTCGCCCCGGCGGAGGTGACGATTCGCGAGAACGACCTGTTCGATGCGGCGGACGTGCCGACGCCCGCGGGCGACCCGCTCGCTCACTACTGCGAGCGACTGGAGATAGCGGGGTCGATTCCGCGGTTTCTCTGA